The Zerene cesonia ecotype Mississippi chromosome 14, Zerene_cesonia_1.1, whole genome shotgun sequence genome window below encodes:
- the LOC119831925 gene encoding uncharacterized protein LOC119831925, with product MSTRFTTTNNAPDEMNRSAYASPIYITLLSVTTTITNLCLGAITMSALLFIHAFSLPSSMKQHIYLCGIGYMILMAQAIQSLNPHSGWARLVKYQDRRVVHWMLQIVASILVVVGSIIRMMDVTSNFSTAHGILGLIALILTILSMVGGIVSAYSSKLNINPAYMRIAHSCIGSLTLSAAFLCLLFAFNTTFRAGMGNKNANLAIAMTVIGLVGTLTSPCLDVVRRMIRNVRSN from the exons atgtcaacTCGATTCACAACAACAAATAATGCACCGGATGAAATGAATAGAAGTGCTTATGCATCTCCGATATATATAACGTTGTTAAGTGTTACAACGACGATTACAAACTTGTGTCTTGGTGCGATAACCATGAGCGCTTTACTCTTCATACATGCATTTTCACTGCCGTCATCAATGAagcaacatatttatttatgcggTATTGGC TATATGATTTTAATGGCGCAAGCTATTCAGTCTTTAAACCCACACTCGGGTTGGGCGCGCTTGGTGAAATACCAGGACCGCCGAGTCGTGCACTGGATGCTGCAAATTGTTGCTTCCATATTAGTTGTCGTTGGCAGCATAATTAGAATGATGGACGTGACAAGTAATTTTAGTACTGCTCATGGAATACTGG GTTTAATTGCACTAATCCTCACGATATTGAGCATGGTGGGAGGAATAGTCAGTGCGTATTCCTCGAAACTAAACATAAACCCCGCTTACATGAGGATAGCACATTCCTGCATAGGCAGTCTAACTCTCAGTGCTGCTTTCCTCTGCCTACTGTTTGCGTTCAACACCACATTTAGAGCGGGGATGGGTAATAAGAATGCTAATTTAGCTATAGCAATGACCGTGATTGGGTTAGTTGGTACGCTGACTTCCCCTTGTTTAGACGTCGTGAGAAGGATGATTAGGAATGTCAGATCGaactga